The DNA window TACGCTCGGAAGCACGATTTTCGCCATCGACCTCGACGCCATGCCCGCGTGGGCCACCCTGAGCCCGGCGGCGGAATAAGGACGTCCCATGCAAATCCCATCACGATTCACCGGGGCCCGGAGCAAACCGTACACGGTGGCGCTCTCCCCCCGGCAAACCATGAACTACGCCGCCGGGCTCAACGACGCCAACCCCGCCTACTTCGACGACGAACGCCCCGGCGGCATCCTCGCCCCGCCCATGCTCGCCGTCGCGCTCACCTGGCCGCTCTCCGCCGATTTCGAAACCTGGTGGGGCGAGACCGGCTTCCCCCCGGAGGCCCGCGCCATGCAGGTACACTACAATGAATCCATCGTGTGGAACCGCGCGCTGCGCCCCGACGATTGCCTTACCATCCAGGGCGAGATCGCGGGCATGCGGCCCCACCCCGCCGGCACGCTGCTCGCCGTGCGCTATGACGCGGCGGACCGCACCGGCGCCCCCGTGTTCACCGAACACATCACCGGCCTCCTGCGCGGCGTGGCCCTGGAAGACGGCGGCAGCGGTCACGCACCGCCCCTCGAAACCCGCCCGGACTCGCTCGAACCCGGCTGGGAAACGGCCCTCCCCATTGACCCGCTCGCCGCGCATATCTACGACGCCTGCGCGGATATTGTCTTCCCCATCCACACCTCCGTGGCCTTCGCCCGGCAAGTCGGCCTCCCCGGCCCCATCTACCAGGGCACGGCCACCCTCGGCCTCGCCGCCCGCGAAATACTGAATCGCGAAGCGGGAGGAAACCCCGCCGCCCTCGCCGAAATACACGCCGGATTCCGCGGCATGGTCTTCCCCGGAACCGAAATTACCCTCCGCGTTCACGGCGCCCAACTTGAAAACGCGGGCAAGACCATTTACTTTGACGTGGAAACCCCCGACGGCGCACAGGCCATCCGCGACGCCCGCGCGGTGCTCCGCGAACCCGGCTGAACCGACTCCCTGGAAAGAAGGATTTTATGCAGGAACACGAATGCACGCTGCTCTGGCACTACGTCTCTTATTGGGCCGAACGAAACGGCGGCGACGAGGCGCTGGTGTTTGAAGACCAGCGCCTCTCCTGGGCCGAGTTCGACGCGGAGGTGGAGAAGGCCGCGCGGGCTTTTCTGGCGGCGGGCGTGCAGCGGGGCGACCGCATCGCAATGGTCTCCATGGCCCGGCCGGAGTTCATCATCTCCTTCATGGCCGCCTCCCGCATCGGCGCCACCTGGGTCGGGCTTTCCCCCAAGTTCACGCTGGACGAGCTCCGCTACATCGTGGGCCATTGCCAGCCGTCCCTGCTGATCACGCTCCACGAGTACATGGGCATTGACCTGGTCGAGGCCGGCCTCACCTTCGTCGAGGAGTACCCGTCCATCCGGAAGATCCTCGTCATCGGAACGCCACACCCGGCGTTCGACGCCTACCGCGCGTACCTCGATACGCCGCGCCCCGAACTCGACGACGCCTTCGCCGCGCGCCAGGCCGAGATCCAGGACTCCGACGAAGTCCTCCTCATGTACACCTCCGGCTCCACCGGCAAGCCCAAGGGCGTCCTGCAGACGCACCGCGCCATCATCGAAAACATCCGCGCGGAACTCGGCTACTTCGGCATCGGCGAGAACGGACGTCTCCTCATCCACTTCCCCATCAACCACGTCGCCGCGGACGTCGAACTCGGCTTCGGCGGCGTCATGGGCGGCAGCGCCCTCGTCTTCATGGACCGCTTCGACCCGCAGGCCTCCCTGGAAGTCATTGAGCGCGAGCGGGTCACCCTCGTCGGCCAGGTCCCCGCCATGTTCCTCCTCCAGTTCCAGGCCCCGA is part of the Candidatus Hydrogenedentota bacterium genome and encodes:
- a CDS encoding MaoC family dehydratase N-terminal domain-containing protein; this translates as MQIPSRFTGARSKPYTVALSPRQTMNYAAGLNDANPAYFDDERPGGILAPPMLAVALTWPLSADFETWWGETGFPPEARAMQVHYNESIVWNRALRPDDCLTIQGEIAGMRPHPAGTLLAVRYDAADRTGAPVFTEHITGLLRGVALEDGGSGHAPPLETRPDSLEPGWETALPIDPLAAHIYDACADIVFPIHTSVAFARQVGLPGPIYQGTATLGLAAREILNREAGGNPAALAEIHAGFRGMVFPGTEITLRVHGAQLENAGKTIYFDVETPDGAQAIRDARAVLREPG
- a CDS encoding acyl--CoA ligase, which codes for MQEHECTLLWHYVSYWAERNGGDEALVFEDQRLSWAEFDAEVEKAARAFLAAGVQRGDRIAMVSMARPEFIISFMAASRIGATWVGLSPKFTLDELRYIVGHCQPSLLITLHEYMGIDLVEAGLTFVEEYPSIRKILVIGTPHPAFDAYRAYLDTPRPELDDAFAARQAEIQDSDEVLLMYTSGSTGKPKGVLQTHRAIIENIRAELGYFGIGENGRLLIHFPINHVAADVELGFGGVMGGSALVFMDRFDPQASLEVIERERVTLVGQVPAMFLLQFQAPKFKDMDWSHVQAFVWGGAGVPQLVLDVLKRITATNGARLLTGYGSTELCGFVTYTTGDEDNDRMARSVGRIVPPFEIKVVDENRREVAPGEVGELAVRGPSVMKGYLNNPKTTREVLDSDGWYYTSDLGRIAEDGYIYLAGRSSEMYKTGGENVFPREVEEVIEMHPAVLFAAVLGVKDDLYDEVGHSFVMLKPGQQAGEEELRAHCKEHLANFKVPKRFTIQDSLPLLPNGKVNKVALRQLITE